One Neoarius graeffei isolate fNeoGra1 chromosome 9, fNeoGra1.pri, whole genome shotgun sequence genomic window, ttatatttacaaaatacattaagttggtcagtaacttTATTTTTAGGTATTATGTTATTGAGGTAGGGTTTTGGGAAATGCTCGCTAATTAAAGAACATTCTTATAAATAGGATGGCAAATATTTTGAGAAGCCCATTCCAGTTTGGTCCAATATTTGGCCCAAGGTTAAAGCTAAATTTCAATATGATCTGTAACTGTGTTCTTCAAGATATCTCCACCACTTCTTTCAATTTCAAGTTATTTTCTCTCTGAAAAAGAATGCAGTTTAAGTTCTGTGGGAGTGCCCACTGTGCATGCACTGTGCACCATGCAATGAGAAAAGTGTATGTAAGTTCAAAGCCCTTAAAGAGGAGGGGCTCTGATTGAAAGGTTGTTGAAATATAAGAGGAAAGAAAAATCATGTTGCACAGTTCCGTCAGTGTGGTGTACTACAGACATGTTCTTCAGCATCTCTTTCCTTGTACTTTCTGTCCTCCCTTTGTGTGGTAATGTATTCTGTATGAGATATGTAAAGCTGATAATTGCAATTTACAAAAGAATTGTTGTTTTTTATGGTTTAAAACTGTGATCGAAACATTACAGTATTCTCAACATTATGTCCTATAATGTTATAGCTCTATAACAATATTGTTTGTTTTCTCAGGGGCAGTGGAGAGTGGTATTATTGGAGGAAATGAAGCAAAGCCACACTCCCGACCCTACATGGTGTCTGTTCAGATTAACAGTGTACACATGTGTGGTGGTATGCTTATCAAAAAAGATTACGTGCTGACTGCAGCCCACTGTGTAGAGTATGTTTTTGTGCTTTTGTACAAGTATTAAGACTATATTAGCATTTTCAGTGTGTAGTCACATAATATAGTAAAATCTGATGTACACTAGCAACATTGAATGCTCTGGAAAAGACAAGCTGGAAGTGGTACTGGGAGCTCACAACATCAAACAAAAGGAGTCCAAGCAGCAGAGAATCCACGTGAAGAAATGCATAAAGCATCCCTGTTACAGGAAGAAACAACCGCAAAATGATATCATGCTACTGAAGGTACATTGTGCTACTTTCATAACTTTTGCTTCTGTTCATTTCATGCATCCAGCTCTCAACTCAAACACTACCTAACTAATCTGTTACAGCTGAAGACTGCAGCCAAGCCGAACAATGCTGTAAAGGTTACTGATCTACCGAAGAAGAATGAGAACATTCCAGCTCGTCAAAAGTGTTCAATAGCTGGTTGGGGCATGACATCTAAGAACAGCGCTGAATCAAGTGTCCTACGAGAGGTCACACTCACAGTACAGAATAATTCTCTGTGCAAGGGTCTTTGGCAGGTCTATTTTGACACAGACAGCATGATCTGCACGGTTTCTGATGGGAAAAAAGCTTTTTGTCAGGTACTGCAATGTAATATTCAGTAAAGACAAATATACAAATAGATAGTTGTACATTGGAACAaagaaataaaacacaacagggtgTGCTGCTAAAGGGAAAAAATCAGTGGACACAAATAATTTGTGTGTTTTTATTCTCTTGTTGTCTCTGCAGGGTGATTCAGGGAGTCCTCTTATCTGTGGAAATGAACCACAAGGTTTAGCTGCATATACCTACCCTGGTGACTGCTTAAATTCTGACTACCCAGAGGTATATACGAAGATCTCCTACTTTCTTCCATGG contains:
- the LOC132891223 gene encoding granzyme B-like, translating into MFFSISFLVLSVLPLCGAVESGIIGGNEAKPHSRPYMVSVQINSVHMCGGMLIKKDYVLTAAHCVDNIECSGKDKLEVVLGAHNIKQKESKQQRIHVKKCIKHPCYRKKQPQNDIMLLKLKTAAKPNNAVKVTDLPKKNENIPARQKCSIAGWGMTSKNSAESSVLREVTLTVQNNSLCKGLWQVYFDTDSMICTVSDGKKAFCQGDSGSPLICGNEPQGLAAYTYPGDCLNSDYPEVYTKISYFLPWIKQVIG